GtccatatgcatgcatgcatgcatgcaggttTGCTGTATACATGCAATAGAGGCCCGTATGCATGCAGAGTGTGCCTGCAGGTTGCAGACATGCAATATAGGCCCATGTGCATGCACAGAGTATGCGTTTAGAGTGCAGGTATGCTGTATAGGTCCATATGCATTTACAAAAGACATATGCatgggtcttttttttaaaattttagtgTATGATAGAAGGCACCTCTGGGTGGGGAGTCGTTCTAATCTGTTGTACTGTATTACGTCATATGCTACTCAGATTACTGTTAACAGGGTGGGAAACCCTGTTTCAGTGGTCCCTGTGTTTGCTGCTTTATGCACTGTGTATTATCAGCAGCGTTCACAATAAAGCAGGTTCTAGCTGGTTCTGGTGAGCTGCACGGTTAACTGGTCTGCACGTATCCCTGGTGTTTGTGTTGGTAGTTCTAGCGCAGAGACACGTTCTCTCGGCTTTGTGTCACTGGGGAAGCGGTGGTTTTATGAGGCAGAGTCGGTGGTTTTATGAGTCACAGTCGGTGAAAGTTAAGTAGTATCAGCATGTGGTGCGGTAACACTAAATGTCATAACAGTCCACCGCAAATATCGGCCAATCAGTAAGTCTGTTTGCttattatttgtgaaatgtacAAGCTTATCTCCCTTGCTCTGGAGAGattacgtgtgtgtatatatgtatatatatatatatatatgtactttttttgttattgtgctTCAAAAGACTAAAAGGTAAAGATATTAGAGTGGACAATGACTGCAATTAGTTTAAATAACCTGCACGTTAACATTTAAACCTTCAGAAAACCAGCCTTTTGCATGTACTGCAGCTGTAAAGCTCTTCAGCTCAGCTGCAGCTGGATTATAGAGCTCACTCCTGAATTACTGGCAGCCTTGTTAATGATTAGTGAGAAAAGCCTGTATAAAATATACCGCAAATGCAATGAGTTGTATTATACAGATGTTGAACTTTGATTGGACTTAACtgttatggtcagatgagactaAAATTGAGctacttttggccatgcacaCCAGCATTACCTGGGATGAGTTTGTGCCTGCAGTGTGTGGAAAGGGTGTAGCtacatgtgaaaatgtccatgttgtgtgttgtgaaatgtatgtgttgtgtattgATGTGAAATGATGTGTGTTGTTGTGAAATGTGCGTGTTATGTGTCGttgtgaaatatgtgtgtgttgttgtgaaatgtgtgtgttgtgtgctgctTCAGGAGACCATTCGCACAGCCCTGGCCATGGGCGCTGACCGGGGAATCCACGTGGAGGTTTCTGGGAAAGACTACGAGACCCTGGGGCCCCTGCAGGTCTCCAAGATCATGGCCGCCTTGGCCAAGAAGGAGGAGGCCAAAATGGTCATTTTGGGCAAACAGGTACAGTGTCCTACCTGTGTGGCGTGAGCAGTGTGGGGGGGCAGGCTGACCTCACCTTAGGGTGGGGGTCCtccaccctggtcctggagcaccACAGGGTCTGATGGGTTCTGCTTTTTACCATAAAATCGGCTTAAAAGCAACCGATTCAGGCACCAATAAGCCAATGGGATATCAGTTCAGCCTCCATGGATTTAATGGATTTAAATTTGCAGTCCTGAGTAACagtgtggctctccaggaccagtgATGGGGACCCTGCCTTAGTACCTGTGGCCTGGTCagtgcaggggtgtgtgtgtgtgtgtgtgtgtgtgtgtgtgtgtgtgtgtgtgtgtgtgtgtgtgtgtgtgtgtgtgtgtgtgtgtgtgtgtgtgtgtgtgtgtgtgtgtgtgtgtgtgtgtgtgtgtgtgtgtgtgtgtgtgtgtgtgtgtgtgtgtgtgtgtgtgtgtgtgtgtgtgtgtgtgtgcgcgcgaatgtacatgcgtgtgcgtgtgtgtgtgagaaagccATTCTGTagctgtttatattttaaatgaatttaaatgatttaaaatgaatgaactgtTAGTGTAACTGAGTGTTATGTGTGGTTTTATGCACCAACTTTTGGAGAGTAGTGGACTTCTTTTAATGGCAGAAAACAGACATGTCatcacagctgttttttttagcattaCCATGTCACAgtgtttcatcaaaaaaaaggaaaagatgaCTGCTGCTGTGAATCCTTGTGACCTGCTGTGTGTCGCTCACTTCCTCTCACTTCCACAAACGATGCGAGTCATGAGGGGCTTTGTGGGTAATggagtttttgtgtgcaatgtgcGGGCGATTGAGTCAGTGCTGGTTTAACCCCACTGCGGCAGCGCACGTGGTGTCTGCGTGAGCCGTGCTGCAGTTCCGTGAGGCCTGCTGCTTCCCGCGCGACCGCGAGCGACGCGTTGGCCCTTACCGCCACCTAGCCGCCTAGCCGGTCACGCGCTGGCTGGCTGTCTGAAAGGcgcccttgtttttttttttctgcgttcGCAGGCGATCGACGACGACTGTAACCAGACGGGCCAGATGACCGCCGCCCTGCTGGACTGGCCTCAGGTGTGTGGAGGTCTTCTCTCGAACCCGCCCGGCGCCCGTTTAACGGTCCGGTTTAACGGTTTACCGGAGAACGTGGTGCAAAGTACAGCTAATCGCTCTGGCCCCCGTAAACAAACAGAGAcgtagattttcttttttaaaagtgcaacgCTACAATGCTTAAATTGGAGGGATAGGGGATCCTAAAAGTAAACAGTAGTACATTGTGTCCTGGCACACTTTGGattcacataaaaaatgtgtcaaagaaaatgtatagaaatatgTAAGAAAGACTGAATACTTTTGCAGCCTTTAAACTGTAAACGACTGACGCTCCTGGCACTTAAGTCTGTGGATTGGCAGGAGAAGTGGGCGTGCAGCTAAATGTCACTGCCCTGCTGTCCGGTGTGTGTCGTCACAGGGTCTGGTTTCAGACCGGtttctgtgtgttacagtaaaCACCGTCCCATGAGCACACAGCCTGAGGTCAAACGTCAGCATAGAGACTAATGTACGCTAAGCGTTTATCAGCGTTTGACTGTTTCTGTCAGGCAAAGTTTTTCGACCTTGCAGTCGGCACATTTTAAGGGTTTATTAGGAGAAAAACTTCATAACTggtctgttttatttgtgtaagattaatttttttctgaggagGAATAGGGTGCACTCAGCTCGGGGTTTGAATATCGCGCTCTACAGTAACTGAATGAggattcaaatatttgtttaaatttgaaCTTGATATATGGTTGTGCCTTGCTTGTTTCCTGGAAAACCTTTCATAGTATACATTCATACTACAAACTATGTGATTTAATATAGAGTGTGTCATTGCAACATACAGCCACTAGATGTCATGCTTGGATTTCATGCCTGTCATCATCACTAATTCCCCGTCCTACgcgaagctgtgtgtgtgaaagaacgCGATGTCACTTCCAGGGCACCTTCGCGTCGGAGGTGACTGTGGAGGGGGACAAGGTGAAGGTGGTGAGAGAGATTGACGGAGGGCTGGAGACCATAAAGCTGAGCCTACCGGCGGTGTTGACTGCTGACCTGCGGCTCAACACCCCGCGATACGCCACGCTGCCCAACATTATGGTACTGCAGCGCTCCtgaacacgcacgcacgcacacacacgcatgcacatacatacacacacccacggacccacacacacacacacgctctcacgcatacacacacacgcacgcacgcacgcacgcacacacacacgcatgcacatacatacacacacacccacggacccacacacacacacacacacacgcacgcacacacacacacgcgcatgcacatacatacacacacccacgctctcacgcataaacacacacacacgctctcacgcacatacacacaagtgcacgcacgcatacgcacatacatacacacacccacgctctcacgcataaacacacacacgctctcacgcacattcacacaagtGCACGCattcatgcacatacatacacgcacacccacggactcacacacacacgcacacacacacaggtgctcacacacgtatacatgcaCGGACGCagacccacacccacacccacgctCGCATACCACTCGTTGTACTAAGCTTATCTGCGTTATTTGATCGGACTGCCGTGCATAGTTCTGTGCTCTGTCTGTAATTGACTGTAACTCTCCTATCAGCTGTCATCTACAATAATGAGATGCCCAACAGATGCATCATGGCACAGTCTATCCCAGCTATGACCACTTTATACACATACAGACTTGTGAGatgttctctcgctctctcctttcctccctcctgcccttctctttctttctctctctctctctctttctgtaattcactctctttccctcccatACTTGCTGTGTATATCTCGTTGTCTATCACTCTCCTCCCACATTCTTTCTCTATatatctccctctccacccctattgcttgctctctctctctctctctctctctctctctctgtctctgtctctgtctctgtctctctcgctctctctctctctcacactctccccccccccccccccttttccccacagaaagcgaagaagaagaagattgcTAACGTGAAGCCTGCGGACCTGGGGGTGGACCTGACCTCGCGGGTGGAGGTGCTACGTGTCGACGAGCCCCCCCAGAGACAGGCGGGGGTGAAGGTGGAGACGGTGGAGGACCTGGTCGCCAAACTCAAGGAGGCGGGGAGGGTAtagagccagcagggggcgacaggGAGCGCGGAGGGGCGCAGGAGGGTAAGGAGAACAGGGACAACCGGTGAAATGACGGGGATCGAAACCGGCCCGGGCTGCGATGATTATAaagcaaccaaaacaaaatggagctaaaacaaaaacggATTTGGAAGAAACGATACATTTTGTGGAATGCCTTTCACTTTTTACAGAAGAGGGGTAAAGAAACAGTGATGAGATTCAGAGGGGAAAACATAGACACGGCGTAGATTTAGCGAATTAAACGCACTTCTGAAATAGAGGAGAAAAGCAAGTGTCGGCGATTGATAGTGAAGGGTTCATCCACAGATTGTGTGTTGAGTGTTAATGATGACTCAATGAGGTGTTGTCGTTTGATGATGTAGTGAGATTTTTCGCATGGTCTCTCTCGGGACCATTGTAGGTTTTTCCgtagcagtggttcccaaccctgttcccggagatccACCAACGtgtaagttttcattttaaccccaaTTTAccgcacctgattctactaattagcagctcaacgtgatctctggctgttgaatgaggatgTGCTTTGTTTTAGGGTTGCCGGTAGATCtacagaaacagggttgggcagccttggAATATTCTTTGACAAGAAAATCAGGTTcagatgaaataaatgtatttttgtcatggtagcaaaataaaaacatcccaTGGCACAGGTTACGTAATTGGAAATGACGTGCCTTGAACTTATAACCAgtcacacccaccccacaccctgCATTGTGTACCACACATAATTAGGGCTACCAGCTTGCCTCTGCCACGTGACcagcagggatttaaacttgtatttaaaTGGTTATCCTCCGTCCTATCCATCGGCAGTCGAACAACACAGTCAAAAGATTAAATGTACAATTGAGTTTCCAATGAAGACGTTTATAAATTTATAAACAATTAGTTGCTAATAGTTAATATTGGGAGAGTCAGGaaagaaagtgaacatggatggaagtttaaatgccaTAAAAAGCATGGACATTTGGTTATCTTCTCTCCTTGCATtctttccttgcatcctttcctcgcTTCCTTAGCTCCACTCAACAGAGGACTCaaggaaaggatgtgaggaCAGTGTACGTGTATTAGGCAAATAGGATATCCTTGTTTAGTcaagcatcagtttgaagccacgcCCATTACAGACAGTGACAGACGGGGAGAGGTGGATGCACAGGTCAATCATTTATACGTCACGcgctctggggaaaaaaaatacttctgcaaaGGATGCGCTTGTGCCtgctcaagcatccttcgggagcctcctagctcctcgctcctagttccttcaaggagcatttaataGGCTGGAGTGTCCATAAAGATGGCGGATCTCGGCTGATTCCTGGGTCAGTCCCGTTATGTTCAAATGTTCTTGTATGTTCCTGTGTTCTTGTGCACATTTTGGGCCTGAGCTCTCTGGTTTTCCCCCTTCCTCTTAGATGGACCGAACCGCAGAATGCACCGAGCCGGGCCTGTGAAATGGTGCGTTCCTGGCAACCCAGCCGATCCAGAACCaggaccccgcccccttctctgtgtgtgactccgcccacccccccatgcctccccctccccccggtgtCTCCGTAGGTGgaagtgtgcagtgtgacaCTGTGATGTAGAGGACTGGCAACCATGGAAACGCTGATGCATTTTGAATGACATGCTACAATTAAGCAGTGTATAtagatttatttgcatttgattaAGGGTCAGACCTTGGGCCTAACCATCTATTCTGTGCTACAAAACAGGCTAATGTGTCCATAAAACTCCTCTTTCTTCATCCCAGCAGTTTTCCTCATCTCATACTCCTTTGTGGGCCAGTGAAGTCCACGTTGGCCTGTACTGAACCATCTGCACTGTTCATTTATCCCACTGTAGCATACTGGAGAATTTTTTTAAGTGTTACGTGTAAATATGGAAGCAGGGCTGTATTGAGGAGATGAACGTTTCTGAGGTTAATTGTTATAAAGAtgactattttttttccctctttttctttcacctTGTAAAGAGTTTTGAAATGCATCGCCGTTTCTGCAGAACGGTGGTTCTCAGTACCGAAAGGGAGGTGGGGAAGCGTTCATTCATCGCAAAGTTGACTTACCACAAGCGCCTCTTTAGCTCTGATTGTGCATCATAACATAGCATCGTCCTACGGTAACAATAAAGAATAACTGTCTTTTTTTCATATCTAAATCCTGTCGAGTCGTGTGCTCTGTGGGAAAACAATCTTATCAGAATGGATGAGGCTTGAGAGGAATGGTTTAGAGTAGCTGTGTCCAGTGGGAGAAGCTCTCTTACCTGGAGGCTCTAGCCAAGCGGTGGGAGAAGCTCTCTTACCTGGAGGCTCTAGCCAAGCGGTGGGAGAAGCTCTCTTACCTGGAGGCTCTAGCCAAGCGGTGGGAGAAGCTCTCTTACCTGGAGGCTCTAGCCTAGCGGCTAAACGTGAGAAACGTTGGGCCAGAGGACATTGGTTTAGCGGAAAGAGGCTCATTTGTCAgcgctacacacacagacacacacacacacacgactaaTGGGACGCTCGGGCTGCTTGCCTCTCTGGTATTGCGATCTCTCCCCCATTTTGAGGTGTTTTGGcactctgaaatgcacacacatgcgggGATGTTCTCAGGACAACATTGTCCTTGGGAAACTGCATACTCTGCGTAAAACGATTCCATGCACGGTCTCGGATGGAACCTGTGCGTGCGCACATTCACTGGCCCTGAATCTTACCCTAGTTGGCTGTAGTTAGTCTCGTCTTTGTGTATTTCTCAAGTTGTTCTTTAAGCAGTGAGTTCTGATTTTCAGTGACAACCTGACAGCTGCCTGAATGGCATTAAATGCAATTAACCTCATCAGCAGGGCTGGGAAATTCTTTTCTTGGAGGGCAGGTGTCTATGTGGTCTGTGTAAATGACTTTCCCCAGTAGATTACATAATGTTACATGATCATTCTTATCCTAAGATAAACTACGTTCTCATTTTTATATAGTAAACCCATcctacatatatacagtaccagATCACTTAGCTTGTACCGCAGTAAAACGTCACATACAGGGACACAAAAGATGTAATCATCTGTGACTCACAAGCTCGTCAAGAATTTTGAAATGTAAGGCTAAGCGTAAGATGGGGCTGTAATTAAGGGCAGGAGTTGGCATGAAACCAAGAAACAAATACAAGCCTCCCTGCCCAGCCTTATTCCGCAGGTAACACAGCAAGCCAATGGGAATGAGGAAGACCATCTCTTTATTGTGAAGACACTGACAAAATTGGACCTTGATAGCCAATGTGGCCTCAAGGAAGGTCTTTCTGCATATGGTTCATTCTTCTATTTACTTTAATCACTGACCATGTAATAACTGAATATGAATGTCAGACCGGTCAtctttatacatatatacatatataaatatatatatattaaggcTTGGAAATTGTACTATCCAATTTGtatgttgtttgtgtgtctgggtgGGCCTGTTTgtacagagattttttttacgTTTACCATGAATATGAATAAGCTATATTTGGGATAAACCTAATGTGCAACCTTAAAAATGCAATAGATAGTTCTGACTGTGTAAATTTGATCAAACACACGTCATTCTTCGTAATGTAGGtttcttttcagaaatgttGCTTGTAGCTACCTGTGCCAGACAGAAAGTTTGTGTTCTACCTCATTGTATCCAGTAAACTGAAACGGAAATGGCTTCAGAtgacaaatttaaaacacaaaggtTCTTTGTGTTGGGAAACACGAAGATTGGTTCAGCACATTTCAACCACTGAAACCCAACAATGCTGTTCTAGATATCTTTAACAATCTTTAGCCATCGTGAATCCCTGAAACCCAACCACGAGCAATGCTGTTCTTGATATCTTGAACTCATTGCCACAATCTTCGTTAATTGTCATGGTGGCCACACGTTGTTTGGCAACAatcaaaaattcaaaacaacAGTCGGTATCTAAATTATTCATTCTGCGCAACTGTGTCATGCGAAATCCTTGTTTTTTCAAGATGCATTTAGATTTATGcctatatatgcatttttttaaaatgtatcgtACTTCCTTGATTTTTTAATatggttttctttctctcttttatccACCATTACATTGTTCTGTTATCGCTCTTCAGATCTATACCTGTGGCAGCAGGCCAGTTTGTTTGGGGAAGGATTCCAAATTAATACTGTGgttaagggggggggaaaaaaaacaaaaaactgagaaGGCCTAGAGGATTGGTTGAAGACATGCCAAGCACAAAGTAGCCTAGTAGTTAATCTGATACTGTAGGACGTGTGCTGAAGTGGATGTTACTGTCTGAAAGCAAGCATTCAGCCCACACAAAGTCAAGGAAATCCAAGACTCTTTGCTTCAGCCCTctagacatttagcagacgctcttacagACTTGCACAacgtttacatagcattttacattgtatccatttattcagctggatgtatactgaagcaatgcaggtgaaggaccttgctcaagggtacaacggcagtgtcctacccaggaatcgaacctgtgatctttcggttacaagtccagttccttacccactgtgctacactgccacccagggTGGGACGttgtgggggttagggttaaataTAACTTACATAGGCTTACTTCATACAATTTGCCCTATTGTAATCCTTGCTTTTCACTCACTGTGTAATTTTGGCATGACTAAAAGCTGGCAATTCCCCAAGGGTTGCAGATAGAAGAAGAGCATTTTGGTGACTCCCCttgtcccctccccctttctccgtGATGACGTTACTGTCATTGCTTAGGCTAGCAGAAGCTGCTCAGTGAGATACTGGCACTATAAGGAACCCATGAAGTCATATTTCCCTATTAATCGCTGAATTATTACATTGGAAAGACAAAGAGTAGAAAAATACTCACCAAATGGAATAGCACAGGGGTGGCACTAGGCCAAGGTGACAAGAATAGTTGGCTTGGGCACCATCCGTCCAGAGGCGAAGCTTATGAAATGCAGGCATCTGCCCTGAAGGCTGagtttcaggatttttttttggtaacagGATGACAGTGGAAGACTTTCATCTCCATGTTCCTCCGATTGTGCCACGTCGAACCTGACGGTATGGGCGGGGACGGGCGCGGTGGAACAGTGTGGAATGCGGATCGACCGGTccaatttctgtttttgctcATTCCGTTATGTCGTAGTCACAAtcaaacaccgcacacacaggcctggtgcCATCCATCCCTGCACGGGAACTGCGAGGTTCCCACGAGGAGTGGCCAGTGAGCCCCCGACTGCAGTGTGAAGAGAGAAGGAACAGGACAATGAATAAGCAACTGGCGCCTTTGTTTCAAATGGTCCAACAtggcagtggcagtgtagtataattggtaatgagttggtcttgtaaccggtaaggtcacaggttcgattcccaggcgGGACACAACCGTAGTACCCTTGAGCTAGGCACTTAACTTGCActgctttagtatatatccagttgtataattggatacaatgtaaattgctatgtaaaaaaagtcgtgtaagtcactctggataagaccgtctgctaaatgcctgcaatgtaaagTAGTATAAAGCCTAAAAATGAGTTTCCAACTTGCGTTGGGCTTAAATTTCACTGTCATTAAAGtgaaatttttaaattatgaatttttttaaaatgaatgcccAAAATTATGGggattaatatggagctggtgcaccctttgctgctataacaacctccactcttctgggaaggcttcataCTAGATGGCTGGAGGATCGCTGCCGATATTTGCCTCCCTTCAGGCAGAAGAGGATTaatgaggtcgggcactgattgggcgatcaggcatggctcgcagttggctttccaactgtgccaaaggtgttggatgagttcagggctctgtgcaggccagtcaagttcttccacactatTATCAACAtaaccatttctatatgaaccTTGCTACGTGCCTGGAgacactgtcatgctgaaacaagaaaggaccttccccaaactgctggggaATCACAGAATCTTGTAGGATGTCATTGCTGTATGCTGTAGCTAGAATTacgatttgccttcactggaactaaggggcctagcccaaaccatgaaatacagctccagaccaaggggtgtccagatacacATATACACTATGACcaaaagtgtgtgtatatatatatatatatatatatagtatctATTTGTAGAAACTGGAATTAAAACACACGCTACATCTATTCGATATGCTTATGGCATAATAATTCTGTTTGTATACTATACTCTTCGTTGGCTTGTAAGGAGCATGAACTTCTAAGGGCGACATGTTTGTTCTTCAAAAGGTACGTTTTATTTACATATAGATTTCTGACGCACAAGCATTgttcagataaaataaaccaGTCGAACCTGCTGAGTGAAacccatattttaaaaaaaattgactgcGAAACTGGATTCTGCGAATCTCGGGCTGAATGCCCATGCAGGTCCCTTGCAAGTCACGTGCCCGCATGCAGCAAACCCGCTTGTTTATGTTGCTGCAGTTTTATGTTGTCGCAGCGACAGGAAGACCAATATCGCGTTAATTCTCTCCTTCGTTCCAacattccctcccccccccccccccccccccaccccacccgagTGATTTATTCctccaaacatattttttccccctcattttcaGAAACTGAGACCAAAACGGCGTACAGTGAAAGCTCCCCTTCTACTTTGTATTCTAACTCAACTCTCGATTAAAAAACgaagtacttttttttaaaagcagtattTTCTACGCGCATGATTCTGAACTTCAAGCTATGGGTATTGGAATGCACGCGCTCGGCCGCCCATTGTTAAATTCCCTTAATTTTCAGTTCGTCTTCGTACATTCGTACAAGTCGTGCATTCCGGGCATCTGACTAATTTGGGCAGGGTTCGTTCACTTCAACGACAAACCCAAGATAGCTCAACAGGCTTCTCACCAACCTTAAAACATAAGCACAGACGCCAAACAATGTATGGGctgcaaataataattttaaaaaaggtccaAGTTGGCTGCTCAACACTCTGTAGGAAAAATGTAAGCTATTCGCGTGTTTTGACGGCTGAGTCTGTTCACGTGCGCAATCAAAGCTGGGCGCAGGTGAGTTCTGCTTTCTCCCGATGACAGGTTGCCCGACCCTCCCGTGAAAGGAGgaggggttaaaaaaaagacaggacaaGGAGATGATTGTCTTATTACCAtatcacaaaccacacacaccccaagGAAATTCGTACACCTGCAGCTGAGCAAGTTGAAGATATGGAGATTACATGGCCTTACTCTCGCTGAATGGGAAAATTAAATTctaaataggaaaataaaaaaatacaatcactACACTACAATCGAAAACCTTCTTCCGACGATCACCTTCGctctaaaacagaaaaaaaaaaaaccaccgaAATATTTCGACATGCCACTGCACTGCACCCTTAAACGCACCTGCTGGGGAATTCTGTTAACGTTCCTGATTGGAGGCAAGTTTACGACTCTTACAATTTCTTGtataattcaataaatacaGACCTACGTGTAAATATTTGGAAACATTCATCAATATTGTTCGTCTTTTAAACGAAACGACCAATAGGCAAGCGAATTTAAGTAGAAGAAATGCAGGAGACTGAAAAAGCACAGGAATAAACAGGCATACCTTCGGCAATGGATGAGGCAAGGGACGTCGTCTGGCAGTTcagtatttgtgtatttgtcatCATATAGTAGCATATGTATTacgaaaacacatttaaactaaACAAGGTCATTGgccatattaaaatgttttgttatccGTTA
This window of the Anguilla anguilla isolate fAngAng1 chromosome 1, fAngAng1.pri, whole genome shotgun sequence genome carries:
- the etfb gene encoding electron transfer flavoprotein subunit beta; the protein is MARVLVGVKRVIDYAVKIRVKPDHSGVVTDGVKHSMNPFCEIAVEEAVKLKEKKFVKEVVAVSCGPQQVQETIRTALAMGADRGIHVEVSGKDYETLGPLQVSKIMAALAKKEEAKMVILGKQAIDDDCNQTGQMTAALLDWPQGTFASEVTVEGDKVKVVREIDGGLETIKLSLPAVLTADLRLNTPRYATLPNIMKAKKKKIANVKPADLGVDLTSRVEVLRVDEPPQRQAGVKVETVEDLVAKLKEAGRV